The Falco rusticolus isolate bFalRus1 chromosome 15, bFalRus1.pri, whole genome shotgun sequence genome has a segment encoding these proteins:
- the ZDHHC1 gene encoding palmitoyltransferase ZDHHC1 isoform X3: MNICNKPPNKTAPENLAEAVPEVQVQRARRNGWSWPLHLFQIIAWSLYLFFALVGFGILVPLLPRYWLPAGYICPGVCFIYHLVVHLTAVSIDPADANVREKNYLGPLAAFNRNQHTHVIENRHCHVCDVDVSAKSKHCGTCNKCVCGFDHHCKWLNNCVGERNYWLFLNSVLSALLGLGLLLLVACYVFVEFFVDPTMLRSDQHFDAPVETRAPAVLTTIGIFILLSLMTVILLGHLLTFHIYLMWNKLTTYEFILQQRPQHETEDGEKQQESCPSQVTPSQEAGSFPGHPGCTDPGVPVGEFSAVTAGQGFSKLCAHSDEADPEQRSSPDLPSLHFAVPSQQQKKRKKKMHKASSSAMDSRSKTHAGPWPSLPGPQSDVPAMAAATSSSRSLHSLVPAFPLGAAVPTRSDGLIQVAGPPAEYHSESAEPIDEIPVTQTRLGSVALHRPPKNNSQHCPLSTDDPRGDRRKNLYPGHKVKRKSCQQGRHVEKDLELFSKIPAVFVSKSSGEPRVSQPQPCEGTSEPQHRKCASKQHVDKRVPRLKDIRTNTTAA; this comes from the exons ATGAATATCTGCAATAAACCTCCTAATAAAACAGCTCCAGAGAATTTGGCCGAAGCTGTTCCTGAGGTGCAGGTCCAACGCGCTCGAAGGAATGGCTGGAGCTGGCCTCTGCACCTTTTCCAGATTATTGCTTGGTCGCTGTACCTCTTCTTTGCGCTGGTTGGCTTTGGAATCCTGGTTCCTCTCCTGCCTCGCTACTGGCTGCCTGCTGGCTATATT TGTCCAGGAGTGTGTTTTATCTACCATTTAGTTGTTCATCTTACTGCAGTCTCCATTGATCCTGCGGATGCAAATGTGcgagaaaaaaattatctgggGCCTCTGGCCGCCTTCAATCGTAATCAACACACACATGTCATTGAAAACCGTCACTGCCATGTCTGCGATGTCGATGT GAGTGCCAAGTCAAAGCACTGTGGAACTTGCaacaagtgtgtgtgtggctttgaTCACCACTGCAAATGGCTCAACAATTGTGTGGGAGAGAGGAATTACTG GCTTTTTCTGAATAGTGTGCTGTCTGCCCTTCTGGGCCTTGGGCTTCTGCTGCTCGTCGCTTGCTACGTCTTTGTGGAGTTCTTCGTTGACCCCACGATGCTTCGCTCTGACCAGCACTTTGATG ctcctgttgAGACTCGCGCACCTGCCGTTTTGACCACCATTgggatttttattcttctgagcCTAATGACCGTGATCCTGCTTGGCCACCTCCTGACCTTTCACATCTATCTCA tgtGGAACAAACTGACGACGTATGAGTTCATCCTGCAGCAGCGTCCGCAGCATGAGACAGAAGATGGGGAGAAGCAACAAGAGTCTTGTCCCTCCCAAGTGACACCCAGTCAG gagGCAGGCTCTTTTCCAGGTCACCCTGGCTGTACAGACCCCGGTGTTCCCGTAGGGGAATTCTCAGCAGTAACTGCAGGACAAGG CTTTTCCAAGCTCTGTGCCCACAGTGATGAGGCTGACCCCGAGCAGAGGTCCTCCCCTGACCTCCCATCTCTTCACTTCGCAGTCCCTTCTCAG cagcagaaaaaaagaaaaaagaagatgcATAAAGCTTCTTCCTCAGCAATGGACAGCAGATCCAAAACACACGCTGGACCTTGGCCCTCTCTCCCAGGCCCCCAGTCAG ATGTCCCAGCCATGGCTGCTGCCACCTCATCTTCCCGCAGCCTGCACTCCTTGGTGCCAGCTTTTcctctgggagctgctgtgcccaCCCGCAGCGACGGCCTCATCCAGGTGGCAGGACCCCCTGCTGAGTATCACTCAGAGTCCGCTGAGCCCATAGATGAGATTCCTGTGACTCAGACTCGCCTGGGGAGTGTGGCTCTTCACAGGCCTCCTAAGAACAACTCTCAACACTGTCCCTTGTCCACAGACGATCCCAGAGGTGACAGGAGGAAGAATCTGTATCCTGGGCACaaggtaaaaaggaaaagctgccaGCAAGGCAGACATGTGGAAAAAGACCTGGAACTCTTTTCCAAGATTCCTGCTGTATTTGTCAGTAAGAGCAGTGGAGAACCTCGTGTGtctcagccccagccctgtgaGGGCACATCCGAGCCgcagcacagaaaatgtgcCAGCAAGCAGCATGTGGACAAGCGTGTTCCACGCTTGAAGGACATAAGGACAAACACCACAGCGGCCTAG
- the ZDHHC1 gene encoding palmitoyltransferase ZDHHC1 isoform X2, whose amino-acid sequence MNICNKPPNKTAPENLAEAVPEVQVQRARRNGWSWPLHLFQIIAWSLYLFFALVGFGILVPLLPRYWLPAGYICPGVCFIYHLVVHLTAVSIDPADANVREKNYLGPLAAFNRNQHTHVIENRHCHVCDVDVSAKSKHCGTCNKCVCGFDHHCKWLNNCVGERNYWLFLNSVLSALLGLGLLLLVACYVFVEFFVDPTMLRSDQHFDALQNHTDLWFVFLPAAPVETRAPAVLTTIGIFILLSLMTVILLGHLLTFHIYLMWNKLTTYEFILQQRPQHETEDGEKQQESCPSQVTPSQEAGSFPGHPGCTDPGVPVGEFSAVTAGQGFSKLCAHSDEADPEQRSSPDLPSLHFAVPSQQKKRKKKMHKASSSAMDSRSKTHAGPWPSLPGPQSDVPAMAAATSSSRSLHSLVPAFPLGAAVPTRSDGLIQVAGPPAEYHSESAEPIDEIPVTQTRLGSVALHRPPKNNSQHCPLSTDDPRGDRRKNLYPGHKVKRKSCQQGRHVEKDLELFSKIPAVFVSKSSGEPRVSQPQPCEGTSEPQHRKCASKQHVDKRVPRLKDIRTNTTAA is encoded by the exons ATGAATATCTGCAATAAACCTCCTAATAAAACAGCTCCAGAGAATTTGGCCGAAGCTGTTCCTGAGGTGCAGGTCCAACGCGCTCGAAGGAATGGCTGGAGCTGGCCTCTGCACCTTTTCCAGATTATTGCTTGGTCGCTGTACCTCTTCTTTGCGCTGGTTGGCTTTGGAATCCTGGTTCCTCTCCTGCCTCGCTACTGGCTGCCTGCTGGCTATATT TGTCCAGGAGTGTGTTTTATCTACCATTTAGTTGTTCATCTTACTGCAGTCTCCATTGATCCTGCGGATGCAAATGTGcgagaaaaaaattatctgggGCCTCTGGCCGCCTTCAATCGTAATCAACACACACATGTCATTGAAAACCGTCACTGCCATGTCTGCGATGTCGATGT GAGTGCCAAGTCAAAGCACTGTGGAACTTGCaacaagtgtgtgtgtggctttgaTCACCACTGCAAATGGCTCAACAATTGTGTGGGAGAGAGGAATTACTG GCTTTTTCTGAATAGTGTGCTGTCTGCCCTTCTGGGCCTTGGGCTTCTGCTGCTCGTCGCTTGCTACGTCTTTGTGGAGTTCTTCGTTGACCCCACGATGCTTCGCTCTGACCAGCACTTTGATG CTCTACAGAACCACACGGACCTCTGGTTTGTgtttctccctgcagctcctgttgAGACTCGCGCACCTGCCGTTTTGACCACCATTgggatttttattcttctgagcCTAATGACCGTGATCCTGCTTGGCCACCTCCTGACCTTTCACATCTATCTCA tgtGGAACAAACTGACGACGTATGAGTTCATCCTGCAGCAGCGTCCGCAGCATGAGACAGAAGATGGGGAGAAGCAACAAGAGTCTTGTCCCTCCCAAGTGACACCCAGTCAG gagGCAGGCTCTTTTCCAGGTCACCCTGGCTGTACAGACCCCGGTGTTCCCGTAGGGGAATTCTCAGCAGTAACTGCAGGACAAGG CTTTTCCAAGCTCTGTGCCCACAGTGATGAGGCTGACCCCGAGCAGAGGTCCTCCCCTGACCTCCCATCTCTTCACTTCGCAGTCCCTTCTCAG cagaaaaaaagaaaaaagaagatgcATAAAGCTTCTTCCTCAGCAATGGACAGCAGATCCAAAACACACGCTGGACCTTGGCCCTCTCTCCCAGGCCCCCAGTCAG ATGTCCCAGCCATGGCTGCTGCCACCTCATCTTCCCGCAGCCTGCACTCCTTGGTGCCAGCTTTTcctctgggagctgctgtgcccaCCCGCAGCGACGGCCTCATCCAGGTGGCAGGACCCCCTGCTGAGTATCACTCAGAGTCCGCTGAGCCCATAGATGAGATTCCTGTGACTCAGACTCGCCTGGGGAGTGTGGCTCTTCACAGGCCTCCTAAGAACAACTCTCAACACTGTCCCTTGTCCACAGACGATCCCAGAGGTGACAGGAGGAAGAATCTGTATCCTGGGCACaaggtaaaaaggaaaagctgccaGCAAGGCAGACATGTGGAAAAAGACCTGGAACTCTTTTCCAAGATTCCTGCTGTATTTGTCAGTAAGAGCAGTGGAGAACCTCGTGTGtctcagccccagccctgtgaGGGCACATCCGAGCCgcagcacagaaaatgtgcCAGCAAGCAGCATGTGGACAAGCGTGTTCCACGCTTGAAGGACATAAGGACAAACACCACAGCGGCCTAG
- the ZDHHC1 gene encoding palmitoyltransferase ZDHHC1 isoform X1 — MNICNKPPNKTAPENLAEAVPEVQVQRARRNGWSWPLHLFQIIAWSLYLFFALVGFGILVPLLPRYWLPAGYICPGVCFIYHLVVHLTAVSIDPADANVREKNYLGPLAAFNRNQHTHVIENRHCHVCDVDVSAKSKHCGTCNKCVCGFDHHCKWLNNCVGERNYWLFLNSVLSALLGLGLLLLVACYVFVEFFVDPTMLRSDQHFDALQNHTDLWFVFLPAAPVETRAPAVLTTIGIFILLSLMTVILLGHLLTFHIYLMWNKLTTYEFILQQRPQHETEDGEKQQESCPSQVTPSQEAGSFPGHPGCTDPGVPVGEFSAVTAGQGFSKLCAHSDEADPEQRSSPDLPSLHFAVPSQQQKKRKKKMHKASSSAMDSRSKTHAGPWPSLPGPQSDVPAMAAATSSSRSLHSLVPAFPLGAAVPTRSDGLIQVAGPPAEYHSESAEPIDEIPVTQTRLGSVALHRPPKNNSQHCPLSTDDPRGDRRKNLYPGHKVKRKSCQQGRHVEKDLELFSKIPAVFVSKSSGEPRVSQPQPCEGTSEPQHRKCASKQHVDKRVPRLKDIRTNTTAA, encoded by the exons ATGAATATCTGCAATAAACCTCCTAATAAAACAGCTCCAGAGAATTTGGCCGAAGCTGTTCCTGAGGTGCAGGTCCAACGCGCTCGAAGGAATGGCTGGAGCTGGCCTCTGCACCTTTTCCAGATTATTGCTTGGTCGCTGTACCTCTTCTTTGCGCTGGTTGGCTTTGGAATCCTGGTTCCTCTCCTGCCTCGCTACTGGCTGCCTGCTGGCTATATT TGTCCAGGAGTGTGTTTTATCTACCATTTAGTTGTTCATCTTACTGCAGTCTCCATTGATCCTGCGGATGCAAATGTGcgagaaaaaaattatctgggGCCTCTGGCCGCCTTCAATCGTAATCAACACACACATGTCATTGAAAACCGTCACTGCCATGTCTGCGATGTCGATGT GAGTGCCAAGTCAAAGCACTGTGGAACTTGCaacaagtgtgtgtgtggctttgaTCACCACTGCAAATGGCTCAACAATTGTGTGGGAGAGAGGAATTACTG GCTTTTTCTGAATAGTGTGCTGTCTGCCCTTCTGGGCCTTGGGCTTCTGCTGCTCGTCGCTTGCTACGTCTTTGTGGAGTTCTTCGTTGACCCCACGATGCTTCGCTCTGACCAGCACTTTGATG CTCTACAGAACCACACGGACCTCTGGTTTGTgtttctccctgcagctcctgttgAGACTCGCGCACCTGCCGTTTTGACCACCATTgggatttttattcttctgagcCTAATGACCGTGATCCTGCTTGGCCACCTCCTGACCTTTCACATCTATCTCA tgtGGAACAAACTGACGACGTATGAGTTCATCCTGCAGCAGCGTCCGCAGCATGAGACAGAAGATGGGGAGAAGCAACAAGAGTCTTGTCCCTCCCAAGTGACACCCAGTCAG gagGCAGGCTCTTTTCCAGGTCACCCTGGCTGTACAGACCCCGGTGTTCCCGTAGGGGAATTCTCAGCAGTAACTGCAGGACAAGG CTTTTCCAAGCTCTGTGCCCACAGTGATGAGGCTGACCCCGAGCAGAGGTCCTCCCCTGACCTCCCATCTCTTCACTTCGCAGTCCCTTCTCAG cagcagaaaaaaagaaaaaagaagatgcATAAAGCTTCTTCCTCAGCAATGGACAGCAGATCCAAAACACACGCTGGACCTTGGCCCTCTCTCCCAGGCCCCCAGTCAG ATGTCCCAGCCATGGCTGCTGCCACCTCATCTTCCCGCAGCCTGCACTCCTTGGTGCCAGCTTTTcctctgggagctgctgtgcccaCCCGCAGCGACGGCCTCATCCAGGTGGCAGGACCCCCTGCTGAGTATCACTCAGAGTCCGCTGAGCCCATAGATGAGATTCCTGTGACTCAGACTCGCCTGGGGAGTGTGGCTCTTCACAGGCCTCCTAAGAACAACTCTCAACACTGTCCCTTGTCCACAGACGATCCCAGAGGTGACAGGAGGAAGAATCTGTATCCTGGGCACaaggtaaaaaggaaaagctgccaGCAAGGCAGACATGTGGAAAAAGACCTGGAACTCTTTTCCAAGATTCCTGCTGTATTTGTCAGTAAGAGCAGTGGAGAACCTCGTGTGtctcagccccagccctgtgaGGGCACATCCGAGCCgcagcacagaaaatgtgcCAGCAAGCAGCATGTGGACAAGCGTGTTCCACGCTTGAAGGACATAAGGACAAACACCACAGCGGCCTAG
- the LOC119157880 gene encoding C-type lectin domain family 18 member A-like, whose product MKLSVLLVCNLLVWRVGETGSGAPEKLSVLAPGALSMKETFLVLSLHNKLRSKVQPPAANMQKLEWSEELGRLAGARAASCLGGPAPPPAPQLGWSEALLPVGTGGFGAVLQRWFDEGQRYDYGTGRCASNATCRHYTQLVWATAGWLGCGRHLCPGGHGPSEAFACVYSPGGNWEVAGTPVLPYKPGPWCSLCTAGLSGCFKSWDHGGGLCEVPRNPCRMSCRNSGRLDMSSCQCTCPPGYTGRYCQVRCSGQCLHGKFRKEECSCLCDVGYGGAECGVKIRFPFHACDVQIDGDCFMVSPEADTYYGAKIKCQEKGAMLAQIGNQKVQDILAFYLSRLETGNRVTDTDFETGNFWIGLTYKTSKASFRWDVGKPSSFTSFAFGQPDNQGFGNCVEMQASAAFNWNDQRCKTRNRYICQFAQEHISRWHQDP is encoded by the exons ATGAAGCTCTCGGTGCTGCTGGTTTGCAACCTCCTGGTGTGGAGGGTGGGTGAGACGGGATCAGGTGCTCCGGAGAAGTTGTCCGTGCTGGCTCCAGGAG ctctcaGCATGAAGGAGACCTTCCTGGTGCTCTCGCTGCACAACAAGCTGAGGAGCAAAGTGCAGCCCCCTGCCGCCAACATGCAGAAGCTG GAGTGGAGCGAGGAGCTGGGCCGGCTGGCGGGGGCACGGGCAGCCAGCTGCCTGGGGGGTCCTGCTCCACCGCCGGccccccagctgggctggagcgAGGCGCTGCTGCCGGTGGGCACTGGGGGCtttggggctgtgctgcagcgcTGGTTTGACGAGGGCCAACGCTACGACTACGGGACAGGGCGCTGTGCCAGCAATGCCACCTGCCGCCATTACACCCAG CTGGTGTGGGCCACGGCAGGGTGGCTGGGCTGCGGCCGGCACCTCTGCCCTGGCGGCCATGGCCCCAGCGAGGCCTTCGCCTGTGTCTACTCCCCAGG GGGCAactgggaggtggcagggacGCCCGTCCTGCCCTACAAGCCGGGGCCCTGGTGCTCCCTCTGCACTGCCGGCCTCTCTGGCTGCTTCAAGTCCTGGGACCACGGCGGCGGGCTCTGCG agGTGCCCAGGAACCCCTGCCGCATGAGCTGCAGGAACAGCGGGCGCCTCGACatgagcagctgccagtgcacCTGCCCCCCTGGCTACACAGGCAGGTACTGCCAAG TGAGATGCAGCGGGCAGTGCCTCCACGGGAAGTTCAGGAAGGAGGAGTGCTCCTGCCTCTGCGACGTGGGCTACGGCGGAGCCGAGTGTGGCG TGAAGATTCGGTTCCCCTTCCACGCCTGCGATGTGCAGATAGATGGCGACTGCTTCATGGTGTCCCCCGAGGCTGACACCTACTATGGAGCCAAAATAAAGTGCCAG GAGAAAGGGGCGATGCTGGCCCAGATCGGAAACCAGAAGGTCCAGGACATCCTGGCTTTCTACCTCAGCCGCTTGGAGACTGGTAACAGGGTGACAGACACTGATTTTGAGACCGGGAACTTCTGGATCG GTCTCACCTACAAGACATCCAAGGCTTCCTTCCGCTGGGATGTGGGCAAGCCGTcctccttcaccagcttcgctTTTGGGCAGCCAGACAACCAAGG GTTTGGGAACTGCGTGGAGATGCAAGCGTCGGCCGCCTTCAACTGGAATGACCAGCGCTGCAAGACCCGAAACCGGTACATCTGCCAGTTCG CCCAGGAGCACATCTCCCGGTGGCACCAGGACCCCTGA
- the LOC119157844 gene encoding RNA-binding Raly-like protein isoform X2: MTLFGSGDAGWRYLDMAREPKPSRARLGQKRQHGSSLYHSNCDLDYDLYRDNFPYRVYEYQKIPPLINRIPVKARRTHVGAGGKSSPSPQPGARSSTSSTVGRTKLRAEELHSIKGELSQIKAQVDSLLESLDRMDQRRERLAGSKESEKKRVETGAESPSPAGEGSREPRGKEGTGADGHSDLRNIDSAEESTDTEETMKNHMSDPEGSQ, encoded by the exons ATGACGCTCTTCGGCAGCGGGGACGCGGGCTGGAGAT ATTTGGACATGGCCAGGGAACCCAAGCCAAGCCGGGCCAGGCTGGGCCAGAAGCGGCAGCATGGCAGCAGCCTGTACCA cagtaACTGCGACCTGGACTACGATCTCTACAGGGACAACTTCCCGTATCG GGTGTACGAGTACCAGAAGATCCCCCCCCTCATTAACCGCATCCCGGTCAAGGCCAGACGAACTCACGTGGGAGCAGGAGGCAAAAGCAGCCCgagcccccagcctggggcgAGGAGCAGCACTAGCTCCACAGTGGGACGGACAAAGT TGCGGGCCGAAGAGCTGCACTCCATCAAGGGGGAGCTGAGCCAGATCAAGGCGCAGGTGGACAGTCTGCTGGAGAGTCTGGATCGCATGGACCAGCGGAGGGAGCGTCTCGCGG GGTCCAAGGAGAGTGAGAAGAAGAGGGTAGAGACAGGGGCAGAGTCGCCGTCTCCAGCAGGAGAGGGGTCACGGGAGCCCCGGGGAAAGGAGGGGACAGGAGCTGACGGGCACAGTGACCTGCGCAACATTGACAGTGCTGAGGAGAGCACAGACACGGAGGAGACG ATGAAAAACCACATGTCAGACCCTGAGGGGAGCCAGTAG
- the LOC119157844 gene encoding RNA-binding Raly-like protein isoform X1, with amino-acid sequence MTLFGSGDAGWRYLDMAREPKPSRARLGQKRQHGSSLYHSNCDLDYDLYRDNFPYRVYEYQKIPPLINRIPVKARRTHVGAGGKSSPSPQPGARSSTSSTVGRTKLRAEELHSIKGELSQIKAQVDSLLESLDRMDQRRERLAGSKESEKKRVETGAESPSPAGEGSREPRGKEGTGADGHSDLRNIDSAEESTDTEETVGGGLDPVPGPLLF; translated from the exons ATGACGCTCTTCGGCAGCGGGGACGCGGGCTGGAGAT ATTTGGACATGGCCAGGGAACCCAAGCCAAGCCGGGCCAGGCTGGGCCAGAAGCGGCAGCATGGCAGCAGCCTGTACCA cagtaACTGCGACCTGGACTACGATCTCTACAGGGACAACTTCCCGTATCG GGTGTACGAGTACCAGAAGATCCCCCCCCTCATTAACCGCATCCCGGTCAAGGCCAGACGAACTCACGTGGGAGCAGGAGGCAAAAGCAGCCCgagcccccagcctggggcgAGGAGCAGCACTAGCTCCACAGTGGGACGGACAAAGT TGCGGGCCGAAGAGCTGCACTCCATCAAGGGGGAGCTGAGCCAGATCAAGGCGCAGGTGGACAGTCTGCTGGAGAGTCTGGATCGCATGGACCAGCGGAGGGAGCGTCTCGCGG GGTCCAAGGAGAGTGAGAAGAAGAGGGTAGAGACAGGGGCAGAGTCGCCGTCTCCAGCAGGAGAGGGGTCACGGGAGCCCCGGGGAAAGGAGGGGACAGGAGCTGACGGGCACAGTGACCTGCGCAACATTGACAGTGCTGAGGAGAGCACAGACACGGAGGAGACGGTAGGAGGAGGGCTAGATCCTGTGCCAGGCCCACTGCTTTTCTAG
- the LOC119157845 gene encoding exosome complex component MTR3-like encodes MPLDHRRLRGPEESQPPGAWAAAGEADEDEEGAAAPRDPCALRPLFARAGLLSQAGGSAYVELRGGTKIPGARLIHAPHRWRPPKLA; translated from the exons ATGCCGCTGGATCACCGCCGCCTGCGGGGCCCCGAGGAGTCGCAGCCGCCGGGGGCGTGGGCGGCGGCCGGGGAGGCGGACGAGGATGAGGAGGGGGCGGCTGCGCCGCGGGACCCCTGCGCGCTGCGGCCGCTGTTCGCCCGCGCCGGGCTGCTGAGCCAGGCGGGGGGCTCGGCCTACGTGGAGCTGCGCGGCGGCACCAAG ATCCCCGGAGCCCGCCTGATCCATGCCCCACACCGTTGGAGACCCCCAAAGCTGGCCTGA